Proteins encoded by one window of Acidimicrobiales bacterium:
- a CDS encoding DUF47 family protein — translation MPASPTEWAEFRRQVDEAVTVAFALVAESTARATSALLDNDMGRAGQVINEDRQVDDHCAALTGLIREGLADIADRPAELEELVAVLQMVPELERSADLAAHIARRTLDGLGDAITPRSRGLIQAMNDTAVRMWRAAADGYRERSRDVGFDLAAADDELDGLAAGLVEEVLGAGAEPRVAAEVALLARFYERSGDHAVNLARRVDAMVAPRRITSARLLARRPRPATEDARGLRRLLGSLRRLRIVPTDEVFFELFQAAADNARDCAEELRKMVASFEAIDVHFQNVKRYERRGDQITRDLLHKLDSSFVTPYDREDIHALAEKIDDVVDDVFAVAELIELVQVDRALPEFPELADVLVAMAAEMVELIGCLRSKTGARYRLERIEALEREGDAVYRRLMARLFTGEYEALDVLRWKDIVQALEDSLNAIEDVSDVVESILVKSS, via the coding sequence ATGCCCGCCTCCCCGACGGAATGGGCCGAGTTCAGGAGACAGGTGGACGAGGCCGTGACCGTCGCCTTTGCCCTGGTGGCGGAGAGCACGGCCCGGGCCACCTCGGCCCTGCTCGACAACGACATGGGCCGGGCCGGCCAGGTGATCAACGAGGACCGCCAGGTCGACGACCACTGCGCCGCCCTGACCGGGCTCATCCGGGAGGGGCTGGCCGACATCGCCGACCGGCCCGCCGAGCTCGAGGAGCTGGTGGCGGTCCTGCAGATGGTGCCCGAGCTCGAGCGCAGCGCCGATCTGGCCGCCCACATCGCCAGGCGGACCCTGGACGGTCTGGGTGACGCCATCACCCCGCGGTCGCGGGGCCTGATCCAGGCCATGAACGACACGGCGGTGCGGATGTGGCGGGCGGCGGCCGACGGCTACCGGGAACGGTCGCGCGACGTCGGCTTCGACCTGGCGGCGGCCGACGACGAGCTCGACGGGCTGGCCGCCGGTCTCGTCGAGGAGGTCCTGGGCGCCGGGGCCGAGCCGCGGGTGGCGGCGGAGGTGGCGCTGCTGGCCCGCTTCTACGAGCGCTCCGGGGACCACGCCGTCAACCTGGCGCGCCGGGTCGACGCCATGGTGGCGCCCCGCCGCATCACCTCGGCCCGGCTGCTGGCCCGCCGCCCCCGTCCCGCCACCGAGGACGCCCGGGGTCTGCGCCGGCTGCTCGGATCGCTCCGCCGGCTGCGCATCGTGCCCACCGACGAGGTCTTCTTCGAGCTGTTCCAGGCCGCCGCCGACAACGCCCGGGACTGCGCCGAGGAGCTGCGCAAGATGGTCGCCTCGTTCGAGGCCATCGACGTGCACTTCCAGAACGTCAAGCGCTACGAGCGCCGGGGGGACCAGATCACTCGGGACCTCCTCCACAAGCTCGACTCCAGCTTCGTGACCCCCTACGACCGTGAGGACATCCACGCCCTCGCGGAGAAGATCGACGACGTCGTCGACGACGTCTTTGCCGTGGCCGAGCTGATCGAGCTGGTGCAGGTCGACCGGGCCCTCCCCGAGTTCCCCGAGCTGGCCGACGTGCTCGTGGCCATGGCGGCCGAGATGGTGGAGCTGATCGGCTGCCTGCGCTCGAAGACCGGCGCCCGCTACCGGCTCGAGCGCATCGAGGCCCTCGAGCGCGAGGGGGACGCCGTGTACCGCCGGCTCATGGCCCGCCTGTTCACCGGGGAGTACGAGGCCCTCGACGTGCTGCGGTGGAAGGACATCGTCCAGGCCCTGGAGGACTCGCTCAACGCCATCGAGGACGTGTCGGACGTGGTCGAGTCGATCCTGGTCAAGAGCTCGTAG